The following are encoded together in the Flavihumibacter fluvii genome:
- a CDS encoding agmatinase family protein: MDLSQHDANSLGNPHFNLFGLPITENDARLVIVPVPWEVTVSYSAGTARAVEHILKASRQVDLYDSLYHDLWRKGFFLREVDKKILLKSDYLRKEAELYIDYISSGEILEKNNFMCRSLKEINEGSLFLNNWVHTQTKDLIEKGKLVAVLGGDHSTPFGYIKALSEKHDHFGILQVDAHCDLRKSYEGFKYSHASIMYNVLEEIPAVKKLVQVGIRDYCDEEQDYINNSNGRVVAFYDQDIKHRLFEGDHWKHIADEIIAALPQKVYISFDIDGLDPKLCPNTGTPVPGGFETEQMYYLFKKILDSGRHIIGFDLNEVGVGDNDWDANVGARMLFKLCNLLTASNN, translated from the coding sequence ATGGACCTTTCCCAACATGATGCCAATAGTCTTGGCAACCCACATTTCAACCTTTTCGGCCTACCGATCACTGAAAATGACGCCAGGCTTGTAATAGTGCCAGTTCCCTGGGAGGTCACGGTCAGTTATAGTGCCGGAACTGCCCGGGCAGTTGAACATATTTTAAAGGCCAGCCGGCAGGTTGACCTGTACGATTCCCTGTACCATGACCTCTGGCGGAAAGGATTTTTCCTTCGGGAAGTCGATAAAAAGATTTTGTTAAAAAGTGATTACCTGCGTAAAGAGGCAGAACTCTACATCGATTATATCTCTTCGGGCGAGATCCTTGAAAAGAACAATTTCATGTGCCGCTCGCTGAAAGAGATCAACGAAGGCAGTTTATTCCTGAACAACTGGGTGCATACCCAAACCAAAGACCTGATCGAAAAAGGCAAATTAGTAGCCGTCCTGGGCGGGGACCATAGCACTCCATTCGGCTATATCAAAGCACTGAGTGAAAAGCACGATCATTTCGGGATCCTGCAGGTTGATGCGCATTGTGACCTCCGCAAATCCTATGAAGGATTCAAATATTCCCATGCCAGTATCATGTACAATGTACTGGAAGAAATACCTGCCGTAAAGAAACTGGTGCAGGTAGGCATCCGCGATTACTGTGATGAAGAACAGGACTATATCAATAACAGCAACGGCCGCGTAGTGGCATTCTATGACCAGGATATCAAGCACCGGTTGTTTGAAGGGGATCACTGGAAGCATATCGCCGATGAAATCATTGCGGCGCTACCCCAAAAAGTATATATCAGTTTTGATATCGACGGACTGGATCCCAAACTTTGTCCGAATACCGGAACACCTGTCCCTGGCGGCTTTGAGACCGAACAAATGTATTACCTCTTTAAAAAAATCCTGGATAGCGGCCGCCACATCATTGGATTTGATCTCAACGAAGTGGGTGTAGGCGATAATGACTGGGATGCGAATGTGGGTGCACGCATGTTATTCAAACTGTGTAACCTGCTAACTGCCAGCAATAATTGA
- a CDS encoding M81 family metallopeptidase, protein MRFQLYLLIFSGICIAGLQSCQPGKKTLPRIAIAGLAIESSTFSPAFTNEAAFHTMYGKDALSFYPFLQADSPLLQKAIWIPAVVGYALPGGTVTKDAYESLVGRMLDSLRKNGPYDGLYYDIHGAMSVAGLDDPEGDMLKRIRTVVGYNTIISTSMDLHGNVSELLAENTDLITCHRMAPHEDAAETKQRAVENLLKQLAGGKGKPPFKAWIPIPVLLPGEKTSTRIEPGKSIYAAVAPASIQPGVTDAAIWIGYAWADEPRNHAAVMVYGDDQEKVTQTAEELAHRFWDARNAFDFVAPTLSWQQSLDTALASKKRPFFISDMGDNPTAGGAGDVSWTLTQLLAYPAFKDSTGPSVIYASLPAPELVQQAVQVGVGKIVEGYAGAKVDARFSPPVHIKGIVEAIVKGDKDAAIEVAVRVGSIHVILTQKRKPYHNEIDFTQLGLNPRKTDIVVVKIGYLVPELYTMQAGWVMALTPGGVDQDIVHLPFKRIQRPMFPFYKDMKEPDLKARLIPVSGSAAAK, encoded by the coding sequence ATGAGATTTCAATTGTACTTATTGATTTTTTCAGGCATTTGCATAGCTGGTTTGCAGTCTTGCCAGCCTGGTAAAAAAACACTACCGCGAATCGCAATAGCCGGACTGGCCATTGAATCAAGCACATTCTCTCCCGCTTTTACAAATGAAGCTGCATTTCATACCATGTATGGAAAGGATGCCTTATCGTTTTATCCATTTTTACAGGCTGATTCACCATTGCTGCAGAAAGCCATCTGGATACCTGCAGTAGTCGGATATGCACTTCCGGGCGGAACAGTTACTAAAGACGCATATGAATCACTGGTGGGCAGGATGCTGGATTCCCTGCGAAAAAACGGACCCTACGATGGTTTGTATTACGATATACATGGTGCCATGAGTGTGGCTGGACTGGATGATCCGGAGGGTGATATGCTGAAAAGAATCAGGACGGTGGTGGGCTATAACACCATTATTTCCACATCGATGGACCTGCATGGTAATGTGTCTGAATTACTTGCAGAAAATACCGACCTCATTACCTGCCATCGTATGGCGCCTCATGAGGATGCAGCGGAAACCAAACAACGTGCTGTTGAAAATCTCCTCAAACAATTAGCAGGCGGCAAAGGGAAGCCGCCTTTTAAAGCCTGGATACCGATTCCTGTTTTATTGCCCGGTGAAAAAACCAGTACGCGCATTGAACCTGGTAAAAGTATTTATGCAGCTGTGGCTCCGGCTTCTATACAGCCGGGAGTAACCGATGCTGCCATCTGGATCGGGTATGCATGGGCAGATGAGCCCCGCAATCATGCAGCGGTGATGGTGTATGGGGATGACCAGGAAAAAGTTACCCAAACGGCAGAGGAATTGGCGCATCGTTTTTGGGATGCCAGGAACGCATTTGATTTTGTAGCGCCCACCTTGTCGTGGCAACAAAGTCTCGATACCGCGCTGGCCAGCAAAAAGCGCCCTTTCTTCATCAGTGATATGGGTGATAATCCTACGGCAGGTGGCGCGGGTGATGTAAGCTGGACCCTGACACAATTGCTTGCTTACCCGGCATTTAAAGACAGTACCGGGCCTTCGGTAATATATGCTTCCCTGCCTGCACCAGAATTGGTACAGCAGGCCGTTCAGGTTGGTGTTGGGAAAATAGTGGAAGGCTATGCCGGTGCAAAAGTGGATGCCCGCTTTTCACCGCCAGTACATATTAAAGGAATCGTGGAAGCCATCGTAAAAGGCGATAAAGATGCAGCGATTGAAGTAGCTGTCAGGGTTGGTAGTATTCATGTGATCCTTACACAGAAACGAAAACCCTACCACAATGAAATTGATTTTACACAACTTGGACTGAATCCCCGTAAAACTGATATTGTAGTGGTGAAGATTGGCTACCTGGTGCCGGAATTATATACTATGCAGGCGGGATGGGTTATGGCGCTTACGCCGGGTGGTGTTGACCAGGATATTGTACACCTTCCTTTTAAAAGGATCCAGCGTCCGATGTTTCCTTTTTATAAAGACATGAAAGAACCAGACCTGAAAGCAAGGCTTATTCCGGTATCGGGAAGTGCTGCAGCAAAATAA
- a CDS encoding cytochrome c maturation protein CcmE domain-containing protein codes for MKKTHIIILIFIAIAIAVLISFMGDLTTYDTVASAQEKEGKYVHLIAKLDKTSPVEYDAVKNPNYLRFTAIDTLGNKTTVVYHNSKPTDFEKSERLVLKGSMKNGQFECKEVLMKCPSKYKDDVNANKKNLSAN; via the coding sequence ATGAAAAAGACGCATATTATTATCCTGATTTTCATTGCAATAGCTATTGCAGTGCTCATCAGTTTTATGGGGGACCTGACCACTTATGATACCGTAGCCTCCGCCCAGGAGAAAGAAGGTAAATACGTGCACCTGATTGCCAAACTCGATAAAACATCCCCTGTTGAGTATGATGCAGTTAAAAACCCTAATTACCTGCGTTTTACAGCCATCGACACCCTCGGTAATAAAACCACCGTGGTCTACCATAATTCCAAGCCTACAGATTTCGAAAAATCTGAGCGCCTGGTGCTGAAAGGCAGCATGAAGAACGGCCAGTTCGAGTGTAAGGAAGTGCTGATGAAATGCCCTTCCAAATACAAAGACGACGTCAACGCCAATAAGAAAAACCTGAGCGCTAATTAA
- a CDS encoding integrase core domain-containing protein, with amino-acid sequence MTEVATPEENAYIEALHSNIQREVIERYEFESIYHAQMIFNRYYDWYNNHRKHGALGRKSPENFLREYALISGPYKTEKRTDIVSNLNPNMSRN; translated from the coding sequence GTGACCGAAGTGGCTACACCTGAGGAAAACGCCTACATCGAAGCCTTACACAGTAACATCCAGCGGGAAGTAATAGAACGCTATGAATTTGAATCCATCTATCATGCTCAAATGATCTTCAATCGTTATTACGATTGGTACAACAACCACCGAAAGCATGGCGCACTGGGAAGAAAATCACCGGAAAACTTCCTCCGGGAATACGCCCTGATATCCGGCCCCTATAAAACTGAAAAAAGAACAGATATTGTCTCAAATTTAAACCCTAATATGTCCAGGAATTAA
- the ccsA gene encoding cytochrome c biogenesis protein CcsA, with protein MKYIGEHLLPGQLGHFFIVLALVSSLVATIAFLKATNALDPNVERSWKKIGRIAFGLDLLSVFTVFGILYYIISSHLFEYFYAWNHSNLSLNTSYLLSCIWEGQEGSFLLWTCWHAVLGAVLIFKAGKWEAPVLTVISFAQFCLATMILGIYIFGVKIGSNPFLLVRDTFQDAPVFARADYLSLPQMRDGQGLNQLLQNYWMVIHPPILFLGFASTIIPFAFAVAGLWKKDYGGWTKPALPYTLFSGGILSLGVMMGAAWAYESLTFGGFWAWDPVENASLVPWLVLVAGLHTQVIYNATGHSLRATNVFFILSFTLVLYATFLTRSGVLGDSSVHAFTSEGMNTQLLLLVLVFFVPALVLYGMRFKSIPHINREEETSSREFWMFIGALVLFLSAAVITWQTSFNPIYNKITGKSTAAPEDVEFSYNKIQVFVAVVIAFLTAITQYLKYKKTNRDFWLKKIVVPTVIAAAITLVFFWVSGIDYDKKGPGFQGAIILALFASIYSVVTNASYIWLGLQGKLKAAGASIAHVGFGLMLVGVLISASNRKVLSINSTGINLRWDERSKEKPLENLTLIKGVPTDMGRYTTTFVDSDSTNKTGNIIYYHVNMRAKDGSDSFNLYPNLIRNTKGQENFSNNPDARHYWNKDIFSYISYADNMDQREDTAQFRNHLMKVNDTVFYSNGFMVLNKVEPNPSNDKYSFTQNDTALMADITVFSKEGTRYKARPVFYVADNQARFMVDTVYAQNIAVGFSKVMENQQIEIQVKESSRMVPFVALKVYEFPHINILWIGTLVMVAGFFISIFYRARQGKLKAVTTETKN; from the coding sequence ATGAAGTATATCGGTGAACATTTATTGCCCGGACAACTGGGCCATTTTTTTATCGTACTTGCCCTGGTTTCATCTTTAGTAGCAACGATCGCTTTTCTCAAGGCCACCAACGCACTTGATCCGAATGTTGAACGAAGCTGGAAGAAGATCGGCCGCATTGCTTTTGGGCTGGACCTTTTATCTGTCTTCACTGTTTTCGGCATTCTATATTATATCATTTCCTCCCACCTGTTTGAATATTTCTATGCCTGGAACCATAGTAACCTTTCCCTGAACACCAGTTACCTCCTCAGTTGTATCTGGGAAGGACAGGAGGGCAGTTTCTTACTCTGGACCTGCTGGCATGCCGTATTGGGTGCCGTGCTGATCTTCAAGGCGGGAAAATGGGAGGCACCGGTATTGACCGTGATCTCCTTTGCCCAGTTCTGCCTGGCCACCATGATCCTGGGGATCTATATTTTTGGGGTTAAGATCGGCAGTAACCCTTTTTTACTGGTCCGCGACACTTTCCAGGATGCACCGGTATTTGCCAGGGCTGATTACCTGAGCCTTCCCCAGATGCGCGATGGCCAGGGACTTAACCAGTTGCTGCAGAATTACTGGATGGTGATCCATCCGCCTATTTTGTTCCTGGGTTTTGCTTCTACCATCATTCCATTTGCCTTTGCGGTTGCGGGATTATGGAAAAAAGATTATGGCGGCTGGACCAAACCTGCTTTGCCGTACACACTTTTTTCAGGGGGGATACTTTCCCTGGGTGTGATGATGGGCGCCGCCTGGGCGTATGAATCACTCACTTTTGGCGGCTTCTGGGCCTGGGATCCCGTAGAGAATGCCTCTTTGGTGCCCTGGCTGGTGCTTGTCGCCGGATTACATACCCAGGTAATTTATAATGCAACAGGCCATTCCTTAAGGGCCACGAATGTGTTTTTCATCCTGAGTTTTACCCTTGTTCTATATGCTACTTTTTTAACCCGGAGTGGTGTCCTGGGCGATAGCTCGGTACATGCATTTACCAGTGAAGGCATGAATACACAATTGCTGTTACTGGTCCTTGTCTTTTTCGTTCCGGCGCTGGTCTTATACGGGATGCGGTTTAAAAGTATTCCCCATATTAACCGGGAAGAAGAAACCTCTTCGCGCGAGTTCTGGATGTTCATTGGTGCATTGGTGTTGTTTTTGAGTGCTGCGGTAATTACCTGGCAAACTTCTTTCAACCCCATCTACAACAAGATCACGGGTAAGTCCACCGCTGCACCGGAAGATGTTGAATTTTCGTATAATAAGATCCAGGTATTTGTTGCCGTGGTCATTGCTTTCCTTACCGCTATCACGCAATACCTGAAATATAAAAAGACCAACCGTGACTTCTGGTTGAAGAAAATAGTAGTACCCACTGTTATCGCTGCGGCCATCACCCTGGTATTTTTCTGGGTGAGCGGCATTGATTATGATAAAAAAGGCCCGGGTTTCCAGGGTGCGATCATCCTGGCCTTGTTCGCCAGTATTTATTCGGTGGTCACCAATGCCAGTTATATCTGGCTGGGTCTTCAGGGCAAGTTAAAAGCAGCCGGGGCTTCCATAGCGCACGTCGGATTCGGCCTGATGCTGGTGGGTGTCCTCATTTCAGCATCCAACCGGAAGGTATTGTCCATCAATTCAACCGGCATCAATTTGCGCTGGGATGAACGTTCCAAGGAAAAACCATTGGAGAACCTTACGCTGATCAAAGGGGTTCCAACCGATATGGGCCGTTACACGACGACCTTTGTGGACAGTGATTCCACCAATAAGACGGGCAATATTATTTATTACCATGTGAATATGAGGGCCAAGGATGGCAGTGATTCTTTCAACCTGTATCCCAACCTGATCCGCAATACCAAGGGGCAGGAGAATTTTTCGAATAACCCGGATGCAAGGCACTACTGGAACAAGGATATTTTCAGTTATATCAGCTATGCCGACAATATGGACCAGCGCGAGGATACGGCGCAATTCAGGAACCACCTGATGAAAGTAAATGACACGGTATTTTATTCCAACGGATTCATGGTCCTGAATAAAGTGGAGCCCAACCCGTCGAATGATAAATATAGCTTCACACAGAATGATACGGCACTGATGGCGGACATTACGGTATTCTCTAAAGAGGGTACCCGGTATAAAGCCCGGCCGGTTTTTTATGTAGCCGATAACCAGGCCCGGTTTATGGTGGATACCGTATATGCACAAAATATTGCGGTGGGTTTCAGTAAGGTGATGGAGAACCAGCAGATCGAGATCCAGGTAAAGGAAAGCAGCCGGATGGTTCCCTTTGTAGCCTTGAAAGTCTACGAGTTCCCGCATATCAATATATTATGGATCGGAACCTTAGTGATGGTCGCCGGATTTTTCATCAGTATTTTTTACAGGGCCAGGCAGGGGAAGTTAAAAGCCGTCACTACGGAAACTAAAAATTAG
- a CDS encoding PKD domain-containing protein, with the protein MSRSSQKQVLSLALTALLLVSCIKEYSVENLVHNQVPNAIAGEDIALNSSYSTPGPISSTPSYCTGGKDTVQLNASSSSDPDGSIISFQWSFLNNYPANTGTDPVLINANQEISTVILNQPGDYWFNLTVTDDLGATDTDTVKISSHLSNASVQILNPVYLGTMKESNVMDMVVAGNKLFIQYEVKIPGISSEVLSTDRISIFDLDLKTWSNLPLSAERRNLSMVSAGNKVFFSGGEIFDTLHQELSAYNKIDIFDTNTGQWDYIELPAYFLVTASLVVDNKIIFSGSKFEQVYSEEGNMVEILDLDSKTWTHTNMSQNRVSKYIVAAGNEIFFAGGIKEQLPASKVVDIYNLETNAWRVSAFKTTGFYPKGIAFDNQIYWVNTTNKYSKNNPIEVWDIHTGYSQFICFGDGLNNLYKYNQQLLVSRNMSRFNNENTNYSTIELFKYAPDQNNWTIGGFTNSGKTIGGIGTIFGPPGQQRIIGIGQPEYPNVFFDFNWEYKLFDHEFWEISF; encoded by the coding sequence ATGTCCCGAAGTAGCCAAAAACAGGTTCTAAGCCTGGCATTAACTGCCTTACTTCTGGTTTCATGCATAAAGGAATATAGTGTAGAAAACCTTGTACACAACCAGGTTCCCAACGCAATCGCCGGGGAAGACATTGCCCTCAATTCTTCCTACTCCACACCAGGGCCCATTTCGTCCACCCCATCTTATTGTACTGGTGGTAAAGACACGGTTCAACTGAATGCATCTTCCTCCTCGGATCCCGATGGATCAATCATATCCTTTCAATGGAGTTTTTTAAACAACTATCCGGCAAATACTGGTACAGATCCGGTTTTAATAAACGCTAACCAGGAGATTTCCACTGTTATCCTTAACCAGCCTGGCGATTATTGGTTTAACCTTACCGTAACCGATGACTTAGGAGCAACAGATACAGATACTGTAAAAATTTCTTCCCATCTATCTAATGCATCCGTTCAAATATTGAATCCTGTTTACCTGGGTACAATGAAAGAATCAAATGTTATGGATATGGTCGTTGCGGGAAATAAGCTTTTTATCCAATACGAAGTGAAAATCCCGGGTATTTCTTCCGAAGTACTTTCAACAGATAGAATTAGCATATTCGATCTTGATTTGAAAACCTGGTCAAATTTACCCTTGTCCGCAGAAAGGCGAAATTTAAGTATGGTCAGCGCAGGTAATAAGGTGTTTTTTAGTGGCGGGGAAATTTTCGATACACTACACCAAGAACTTAGTGCCTATAACAAAATAGATATTTTTGATACCAACACCGGCCAATGGGATTATATCGAATTACCTGCCTATTTTCTTGTAACTGCATCCTTGGTTGTCGATAATAAGATCATATTTTCAGGCAGTAAATTCGAACAGGTATACAGTGAAGAAGGCAATATGGTCGAAATCCTTGACCTGGATTCCAAAACCTGGACGCATACAAATATGAGCCAGAACAGGGTTTCAAAGTATATAGTCGCTGCCGGAAATGAAATATTTTTCGCCGGAGGCATCAAGGAGCAATTACCAGCATCCAAAGTCGTTGACATCTACAACCTGGAAACAAATGCCTGGCGTGTTTCAGCTTTTAAGACAACCGGCTTTTATCCAAAAGGGATTGCTTTTGATAACCAGATTTACTGGGTAAATACTACAAATAAATATTCAAAAAACAACCCGATAGAGGTTTGGGATATACATACAGGATACTCGCAATTTATTTGCTTTGGAGATGGATTAAACAACCTGTATAAATACAACCAGCAACTCCTTGTTTCCAGGAATATGTCCAGGTTTAATAATGAAAACACCAATTATTCAACCATTGAATTATTCAAATACGCTCCTGATCAAAACAATTGGACAATAGGCGGCTTTACAAATAGCGGTAAAACTATTGGTGGAATAGGGACAATTTTTGGGCCTCCCGGCCAACAACGAATTATTGGGATTGGACAGCCTGAATATCCAAATGTATTCTTTGATTTTAATTGGGAATACAAACTATTTGATCATGAATTCTGGGAGATTTCATTCTGA
- a CDS encoding DUF4294 domain-containing protein: MRHRLTSLYRLLVFAAILLSGYAGYAQTPAPVPNDPRFGPNDTIIVPIYVFQGDTLPSGVLQYVYVNAPMPPAMRRRYEKWTRLRNAVYVTYPYARKAGLIINDINLKLERMPEKQHKAYIQSREKELKKEFTAPLTNLSVYQGRVLMKLINRQTGNNCYSIIKEYKGGFTASFWQTVAFFFGSSLKQPYDPMDEDREIETIVREVEKLYN, from the coding sequence ATGCGTCATCGCCTTACCAGCCTATACCGTTTATTGGTGTTTGCGGCCATTTTACTGTCCGGGTATGCAGGGTATGCACAAACGCCGGCACCGGTACCCAATGATCCGCGATTTGGTCCAAATGATACCATCATTGTTCCTATTTATGTTTTCCAGGGCGATACATTACCATCAGGTGTTTTACAATATGTTTACGTAAATGCACCGATGCCGCCGGCCATGCGAAGGCGCTATGAAAAATGGACCCGCCTGCGCAATGCGGTATATGTCACCTATCCCTATGCGCGCAAGGCCGGGCTTATTATCAACGACATCAACCTGAAGCTGGAGCGGATGCCTGAAAAACAGCACAAAGCCTATATACAATCGCGCGAAAAAGAGTTGAAGAAAGAGTTCACAGCGCCGCTGACAAATTTATCCGTTTACCAGGGCCGGGTGCTGATGAAGCTGATCAACCGGCAAACGGGCAACAACTGTTATTCCATCATTAAAGAGTACAAAGGCGGCTTTACCGCCAGTTTCTGGCAGACCGTGGCTTTCTTTTTTGGCAGCAGCCTGAAGCAGCCCTATGATCCTATGGATGAGGATAGGGAGATAGAGACAATAGTAAGGGAGGTGGAGAAGTTGTATAATTAA